The following coding sequences are from one Shewanella putrefaciens window:
- a CDS encoding Rrf2 family transcriptional regulator yields MQLTRYTDFGVRTLMYLAVQPDRTTLFRIAEITQVFDLSPNHVSKIVHHLGKLGYLETIRGKMGGFRLGKPACEINLGQLVRVLENSLAPIDCSKPYCRFTPACKLKGVLAHAVDAYLNVLDQYSLQDIVSNRDELLVLLPDLSISVLQLD; encoded by the coding sequence ATGCAGTTAACACGCTATACCGATTTTGGCGTTCGTACACTTATGTATTTGGCTGTTCAGCCCGATAGGACGACGCTGTTTAGAATTGCTGAAATTACCCAGGTATTTGATTTATCACCTAATCATGTTTCTAAAATTGTGCATCATCTCGGTAAGCTAGGCTATTTAGAAACCATTCGAGGAAAAATGGGTGGCTTTCGTCTCGGCAAGCCAGCTTGCGAGATCAACTTAGGCCAATTAGTGCGAGTTCTTGAAAATTCATTAGCACCAATTGACTGTAGTAAACCTTACTGCCGGTTTACACCAGCCTGTAAGCTTAAAGGCGTCTTGGCGCATGCGGTTGATGCTTATTTAAATGTGCTCGATCAATATAGTTTGCAAGATATAGTCAGTAATCGTGATGAGCTGTTAGTTTTGCTGCCGGATTTGTCTATTTCTGTTTTACAGTTGGATTAG
- the ccoG gene encoding cytochrome c oxidase accessory protein CcoG, translated as MSTESNNKDYSKTNRIKIHQPDASKADRFNPRNRIYVRAIDGLWTSLRRRMGWIAMLFFLILPWIPWGNRQAVWFNLGEQKFHVFGLTIWPQDLTLLAALFMIAAFALFFVTTYLGRVWCGYTCPQTVWTFMFIWFEEKLEGARNKRIKLDQMPWSFDKIWRKVAKHTAWILLSFVTAMTFVSYFVPSREVYLDVFTLNASGGIYFWVVFFTLATYGNAGWMREIMCIHMCPYARFQAAMFDKNTFIVGYDTKRGETRGPRSRKADPKEIGLGDCIDCDLCVQVCPTGIDIRNGLQYECINCGACIDACDQTMERMGYPLGLISYTTENKLEGIKEKVLRPKLIGYGVVLVVMILVFIYASATIAPVRMDIIRDRNQLYRENNQGLIENTFTLKILNKTEEAHEYTMSVEGLNNYKWYGPNSVTIAAGEVFTLPISVGVDPVELARSVTNIEIKVKTHINGEEVEVKQESRFFSP; from the coding sequence ATGAGCACAGAATCTAATAACAAGGACTATTCGAAAACCAATCGAATTAAGATTCACCAGCCAGATGCGAGTAAAGCTGATCGCTTTAACCCTCGCAACCGGATTTATGTCCGAGCCATCGACGGATTGTGGACTTCTTTGCGCCGCCGTATGGGGTGGATTGCAATGTTATTCTTCCTGATACTCCCGTGGATCCCGTGGGGAAATCGCCAAGCCGTATGGTTTAACTTAGGTGAGCAAAAGTTCCACGTATTCGGCTTAACCATTTGGCCTCAGGATCTTACCTTACTCGCCGCCCTCTTTATGATAGCTGCTTTTGCTCTTTTCTTTGTGACAACTTACCTTGGCCGAGTTTGGTGTGGTTATACATGCCCCCAGACAGTATGGACTTTTATGTTCATTTGGTTTGAGGAAAAACTCGAGGGTGCGCGTAATAAGCGTATAAAGCTCGATCAAATGCCATGGAGTTTCGATAAAATTTGGCGAAAAGTGGCTAAACATACAGCTTGGATACTGCTTTCTTTCGTCACTGCGATGACCTTTGTGTCTTATTTTGTACCGAGCCGCGAGGTTTATCTCGACGTATTTACCCTTAATGCTTCTGGTGGCATCTATTTCTGGGTCGTGTTTTTTACACTTGCCACCTACGGGAATGCTGGCTGGATGCGTGAAATCATGTGTATTCACATGTGTCCATATGCTCGTTTCCAAGCCGCTATGTTTGATAAGAATACATTTATTGTTGGTTACGATACTAAACGTGGTGAAACTCGTGGCCCGCGTTCACGTAAAGCCGATCCGAAAGAAATAGGCTTAGGCGACTGTATTGATTGCGATCTCTGTGTGCAGGTGTGCCCAACAGGAATCGATATTCGTAATGGTTTACAGTATGAATGTATTAACTGTGGTGCTTGTATCGATGCTTGTGATCAAACGATGGAGCGTATGGGTTATCCATTAGGGCTTATTAGTTACACCACGGAAAACAAGCTTGAAGGTATAAAAGAGAAAGTGCTAAGGCCCAAGTTAATCGGATACGGTGTTGTGCTGGTGGTTATGATACTGGTATTCATCTACGCCAGTGCAACTATTGCGCCTGTGCGTATGGATATTATCCGTGATCGTAATCAGTTATATAGAGAAAATAACCAAGGGCTGATTGAAAATACATTCACCCTTAAGATCCTCAACAAAACGGAAGAAGCACACGAATACACTATGAGTGTCGAAGGCTTAAACAACTATAAATGGTATGGCCCAAACTCAGTTACCATTGCGGCGGGCGAGGTATTTACATTACCTATTAGCGTTGGAGTCGACCCAGTAGAGTTAGCTCGTTCAGTGACGAATATTGAAATTAAAGTGAAAACGCATATTAACGGTGAAGAAGTAGAAGTTAAGCAAGAATCTCGTTTCTTCAGCCCTTAG
- a CDS encoding TonB-dependent receptor encodes MVFKYSIVGLAVGAALMAMPVLADDATDANIERIKVTGRTFNDYKVGSASGAMRGDINLMDTPQSVNVIPDFVTDEQLATNLAEVLVNDSSVTAGTTRWNRQVFSIRGFEIDSGNGYLINGHQQWSHYVQPIETLQQVEVLKGPSSMLYGQSGPGGLVNMVTKKPTYDSMLDLGFDTDGYGSTRAQLDAGGSLNDAQSIRYRGVLVKQDTKYWREYSTTEENQERDRWLGYLNLEFDVSDDVTLSVKYDHTQDKAGIDAGGWLDAQGNVIGGRKTVWDAPWAFTDNTISNLGADITWQMTDDWKVKVGYNDQQFDRQRFDSAPVYTADPFTNGYRISPFDRYDDWQHKTAFVDFTGEFSLAGMEHQFLIGANYLDYFYQQQIKRGTAQTVIPGQVVIKPELDYHQGNLSIPSEYKYYGFYLQDLMTLNEQWKLLAGVRYDEQKKDGVGGNSYAVSPKFGVIYSPMSNGSIYVNYSKSFAPKGSVTSSEDVNEGDNLKPEYGTQYELGTKWELFNDSLLLTAAVFDITVSNVVIELDSPIPSKKTMTTQGGEQHHRGFEIGAQGQLGDSWFVTSSMMYLDAEYNTGAGKIGGKSLDGKTPIDAPEWSANIWTRYEVTDNFAMNFGAIYVGERFADDVNTITKDGYVRFDIGAAYTMDIMGKDVSLRANVRNLFDTEYLDGGSDRMVTIGQDRNFSVAVEAKF; translated from the coding sequence ATGGTATTTAAATATTCAATCGTAGGTCTTGCTGTTGGCGCAGCATTAATGGCTATGCCTGTTTTAGCTGATGATGCAACAGATGCCAATATTGAACGTATTAAAGTCACTGGCCGTACTTTTAACGACTATAAAGTGGGTTCTGCATCGGGTGCTATGCGTGGTGATATCAACTTAATGGATACTCCACAGTCCGTTAATGTTATCCCCGATTTTGTTACAGATGAACAGTTAGCCACTAACCTCGCTGAAGTCTTAGTCAACGACTCAAGCGTAACTGCTGGTACAACGCGTTGGAACCGCCAAGTCTTTAGTATCCGTGGTTTCGAGATTGATTCCGGTAATGGTTATCTTATCAATGGCCATCAGCAGTGGTCTCACTATGTACAACCTATTGAAACCCTACAGCAAGTTGAGGTGTTAAAAGGCCCTTCTAGCATGCTTTATGGTCAGTCTGGTCCTGGTGGTTTAGTGAATATGGTCACTAAAAAGCCTACCTATGACTCCATGTTGGATCTTGGTTTTGATACCGATGGCTACGGCTCAACCCGCGCACAATTAGACGCTGGTGGCAGCTTAAATGATGCTCAAAGTATTCGTTACCGTGGTGTGTTAGTGAAACAAGACACTAAATACTGGCGTGAGTATTCGACCACTGAAGAAAACCAAGAGCGTGACCGTTGGTTAGGTTACCTAAACCTAGAGTTTGATGTCAGCGACGATGTTACTCTGTCGGTTAAATACGATCATACCCAAGATAAAGCGGGTATTGATGCTGGTGGTTGGCTAGATGCTCAAGGTAATGTGATAGGTGGACGTAAAACCGTTTGGGATGCGCCATGGGCCTTTACTGATAATACGATTTCAAATTTAGGTGCCGATATTACTTGGCAAATGACTGACGATTGGAAAGTTAAAGTAGGTTATAACGATCAACAATTTGACCGTCAACGTTTCGATTCTGCGCCTGTTTATACGGCAGATCCTTTCACAAATGGTTATCGGATCAGCCCATTTGATCGTTACGATGATTGGCAACATAAAACGGCTTTTGTGGACTTTACAGGTGAGTTTTCTTTAGCAGGTATGGAGCATCAATTCCTTATTGGTGCTAACTACTTAGACTATTTCTACCAACAGCAAATTAAGCGTGGTACAGCACAAACCGTTATTCCTGGGCAAGTGGTGATTAAGCCAGAGCTTGATTACCATCAAGGAAACTTGAGTATTCCAAGTGAATACAAATATTACGGTTTCTATCTGCAGGATTTAATGACCTTAAATGAACAATGGAAATTGCTTGCTGGTGTGCGTTATGACGAGCAGAAGAAAGATGGTGTAGGCGGCAACAGTTATGCTGTATCGCCTAAGTTTGGGGTGATCTACTCACCAATGAGCAATGGTAGTATTTACGTTAACTATTCAAAAAGCTTCGCACCAAAAGGTTCTGTCACCAGTTCTGAAGATGTTAATGAAGGCGATAACCTTAAGCCTGAGTATGGAACTCAATATGAATTAGGGACTAAGTGGGAGTTATTTAATGATAGCTTACTATTAACTGCTGCTGTGTTTGATATTACGGTTTCAAACGTTGTCATTGAACTTGACAGCCCTATACCGAGTAAAAAAACAATGACAACCCAAGGTGGTGAGCAACATCACCGTGGCTTTGAAATTGGTGCCCAAGGTCAGTTAGGTGATAGCTGGTTTGTGACTTCATCTATGATGTATTTAGATGCGGAATATAATACTGGTGCAGGCAAAATCGGTGGCAAGAGCTTAGATGGTAAAACCCCTATTGATGCTCCTGAGTGGTCAGCCAATATTTGGACTCGCTATGAAGTGACAGACAACTTTGCGATGAACTTTGGTGCTATCTATGTCGGAGAGCGTTTTGCTGATGATGTAAATACTATCACCAAAGATGGCTATGTACGTTTTGATATCGGTGCGGCCTACACTATGGATATCATGGGTAAAGATGTGAGCCTTCGCGCCAACGTCAGAAACCTCTTTGATACTGAGTACCTAGACGGTGGCAGTGATAGAATGGTCACTATCGGCCAAGACCGTAACTTCAGTGTTGCTGTTGAAGCTAAGTTCTAA
- a CDS encoding divergent polysaccharide deacetylase family protein: MRLFYIFIVFILYVAPSYATKIALIIDDIGYRQTDKAVLSLPHTVTLSVLPHTPLGENLAKVGHSKGHEIMLHLPMQAINGKALGPGGLTKGMDEAEIRANVSSAIANIPFAKGANNHMGSLLTQLDSHMLWVMECLKQNQLYFVDSMTTPFSKAGEKADQLGIPSLKRQLFLDNNVSKKALEKQFNLMISNAHMQGSLVIIAHPYPETIRFLQANLPLLEAEGIDLVPVSDLLPIDIAQENRLIQL, encoded by the coding sequence GTGCGTTTATTTTATATCTTTATTGTCTTCATCTTATATGTTGCGCCATCTTACGCGACTAAAATTGCACTGATCATCGATGACATAGGCTATCGTCAAACAGATAAAGCAGTATTGTCACTGCCTCACACAGTAACTCTTTCAGTGTTACCTCATACGCCTCTAGGTGAAAATCTCGCAAAAGTGGGTCACAGTAAAGGGCATGAAATAATGCTGCATTTACCTATGCAAGCTATTAACGGTAAAGCATTAGGTCCCGGAGGCTTAACCAAGGGTATGGATGAAGCAGAGATCCGCGCTAACGTATCGAGTGCGATTGCAAATATCCCTTTTGCTAAGGGTGCAAATAACCATATGGGGAGTTTATTAACACAACTCGATTCACACATGCTTTGGGTTATGGAATGCCTAAAGCAGAATCAACTGTATTTTGTGGATAGTATGACTACACCATTTTCTAAAGCGGGAGAGAAAGCAGATCAATTAGGTATCCCAAGTTTGAAACGCCAACTCTTTCTCGATAACAACGTCAGTAAAAAAGCCCTTGAAAAGCAATTTAATCTCATGATTAGCAATGCACACATGCAAGGAAGCCTAGTGATAATAGCTCATCCGTATCCTGAAACCATTCGCTTCTTACAAGCGAATTTACCACTACTTGAAGCAGAAGGAATAGATCTGGTACCCGTATCAGATTTATTGCCTATTGATATAGCTCAGGAAAATAGACTAATCCAACTGTAA
- a CDS encoding DUF2061 domain-containing protein, producing MTKTLTFAVLHFSVAFTVTYLLTGSVLVGGAVALVEPAVNTVVFYFHDKVWKRIEAKKQHELETIPA from the coding sequence ATGACTAAGACACTCACGTTTGCCGTACTGCATTTTAGCGTCGCTTTTACCGTAACCTATTTATTAACTGGCAGTGTGCTCGTCGGTGGCGCAGTGGCCTTAGTAGAACCCGCGGTTAACACTGTTGTATTTTACTTCCATGACAAAGTGTGGAAACGCATTGAGGCAAAAAAGCAGCACGAGCTAGAAACCATTCCAGCATAG
- a CDS encoding DeoR/GlpR family DNA-binding transcription regulator translates to MNKRNTQQRRHSIITILNEQGEVSVDELSLRFETSEVTIRKDLAALEKTGLLLRRYGGAVAIPDEVTQQFSAKIAPNKLSIAKTAAQLIKDHNRIIIDSGTTTSGLIEQLNDKRGLVVMTNALHLANAIHELENEPTLLMTGGTWDPHSESFQGQVAEQVLRSYNFDQLFIGADGIDLERGTTTFNELTGLSKVMAEVSREVIVMVDSDKIGKRIPNLELPWAKVSVLVTDSRIDESALKQISDQGVRVMLAPYAQ, encoded by the coding sequence ATGAATAAACGAAACACACAGCAGCGTCGCCACAGCATAATCACCATATTGAACGAACAGGGTGAAGTGAGCGTTGATGAACTGTCGTTACGTTTTGAAACCTCAGAAGTGACGATTCGTAAGGATCTCGCCGCGCTTGAGAAAACGGGTTTATTATTGCGCCGTTACGGTGGCGCCGTGGCGATTCCAGACGAAGTCACTCAACAGTTCTCTGCCAAGATCGCGCCTAATAAACTTTCTATTGCGAAAACTGCCGCGCAGCTGATTAAAGATCACAATCGCATCATTATAGATAGTGGCACTACGACGTCAGGTTTGATTGAACAGTTGAACGATAAGCGTGGGCTGGTGGTCATGACGAATGCGCTGCACCTTGCCAATGCCATCCATGAACTCGAAAACGAGCCAACTTTATTGATGACCGGTGGGACTTGGGACCCGCATTCTGAATCCTTTCAAGGCCAAGTCGCCGAGCAAGTGCTGCGTTCCTATAACTTCGACCAACTGTTTATTGGTGCCGATGGTATCGATCTTGAACGCGGGACCACCACCTTTAACGAGTTAACAGGCCTAAGTAAAGTGATGGCCGAAGTTTCCCGCGAAGTGATCGTTATGGTCGATTCTGACAAAATCGGCAAGCGGATCCCTAACTTAGAGTTACCGTGGGCCAAGGTCAGTGTGTTGGTCACCGACTCACGTATCGACGAGAGTGCGTTAAAACAAATTTCAGATCAGGGCGTGCGAGTCATGCTAGCGCCCTACGCTCAATAG
- a CDS encoding YkgJ family cysteine cluster protein, whose amino-acid sequence MNCRLGCGACCIAPSISSVIPGMPNGKAAGERCVQLSDDNLCLIFGSPARPAVCSDFDASLDACGNTNEEAFWLITNLESQTSH is encoded by the coding sequence ATGAATTGTCGTCTTGGTTGTGGTGCTTGCTGTATTGCACCTTCAATTAGCAGTGTTATTCCGGGTATGCCTAATGGCAAAGCTGCAGGAGAGCGCTGTGTTCAACTCAGTGATGATAATTTATGTTTGATTTTCGGCTCGCCAGCTCGTCCCGCCGTTTGTAGTGATTTTGATGCATCCCTGGATGCATGTGGTAATACAAATGAAGAGGCGTTTTGGTTGATCACTAACCTTGAATCTCAGACTTCTCATTAG
- a CDS encoding 1,4-dihydroxy-2-naphthoyl-CoA synthase encodes MTQQVSDIFDPTLWDEVSGFNFDDITYHRAKAHGTVRIAINRPECLNAFRPKTVDELYIALDHARQWSDVGCVLLTGNGPSAKGQYSFSSGGDQRIRGKDGYKYEGAEEGKADQARMGRLHILEVQRLIRFMPKVVIAVVPGWAVGGGHSLHVVCDLTLASKEHAIFKQTDPDVASFDSGYGSAYLAKMIGQKRAREIFFCGFNYSADEAFAMGMVNKSVPHAELETEALMWAKEINSKSPTAMRMLKYGFNMTDDGMVGQQLFAGEATRLAYASAEAQEGRDAFLEKRDQDFSAFPWHY; translated from the coding sequence ATGACCCAACAAGTATCAGACATTTTTGATCCCACTTTATGGGATGAAGTCAGTGGATTTAATTTTGACGACATTACCTACCACAGAGCCAAAGCACACGGCACAGTGCGTATTGCTATCAATCGTCCCGAATGCCTTAATGCCTTTAGGCCCAAAACCGTCGATGAGCTTTACATTGCACTCGACCATGCACGTCAATGGTCTGATGTAGGTTGTGTATTACTCACAGGCAATGGTCCCTCAGCTAAAGGTCAATATTCCTTTTCTTCCGGTGGCGATCAACGTATTCGCGGCAAAGATGGCTATAAATATGAAGGCGCCGAAGAAGGTAAAGCCGATCAAGCCAGAATGGGCCGCTTACATATATTAGAAGTGCAACGCCTTATCCGCTTTATGCCTAAAGTGGTCATCGCCGTTGTGCCAGGTTGGGCGGTGGGTGGCGGCCATAGTTTACACGTAGTGTGCGACTTAACCTTAGCCTCGAAAGAACACGCAATATTTAAACAAACCGATCCCGATGTTGCGAGCTTCGACTCAGGTTATGGCAGTGCTTATCTCGCCAAGATGATCGGCCAAAAACGCGCCAGAGAAATCTTCTTCTGCGGTTTTAACTACAGTGCCGATGAAGCCTTTGCCATGGGGATGGTCAATAAGTCCGTCCCCCACGCCGAGCTAGAAACCGAAGCATTGATGTGGGCGAAAGAGATTAATTCTAAATCACCTACGGCTATGCGTATGCTTAAATACGGCTTTAACATGACCGATGATGGTATGGTTGGTCAGCAATTATTTGCCGGTGAAGCAACGCGTTTAGCCTATGCGAGCGCCGAAGCACAGGAAGGGCGTGATGCCTTCCTCGAAAAACGCGATCAAGATTTTTCAGCCTTCCCTTGGCACTACTAA
- the glmS gene encoding glutamine--fructose-6-phosphate transaminase (isomerizing), producing MCGIVGAVAQRDVAEILVEGLRRLEYRGYDSAGVAVIHNGELSRTRRVGKVQELSAALETDPLVGGTGIAHTRWATHGEPSERNAHPHLSEGDIAVVHNGIIENHNKLREMLKGLGYNFSSDTDTEVICHLVHHELKTHSTLLGAVQATVKQLEGAYGTVVIDRRDSDRMVVARSGSPLVIGFGLGENFVASDQLALLPVTRSFAFLEEGDVAEVTRRSVSIFDLNGNAVEREVKESEITHDAGDKGEYRHYMLKEIYEQPLALTRTIEGRIANKQVLDTAFGDNAAEFLKDIKHVQIIACGTSYHAGMAARYWLEDWAGVSCNVEIASEFRYRKSHLFPNSLLVTISQSGETADTLAAMRLAKEMGYKATLTICNAPGSSLVRESDMAYMMKAGAEIGVASTKAFTVQLAGLLMLTAVIGRHNGMSDQMQAQITQSLQSMPAKVEQALGLDAAIAELAEDFADKHHALFLGRGDQYPIAMEGALKLKEISYIHAEAYASGELKHGPLALIDADMPVIVVAPNNELLEKLKSNVEEVRARGGLMYVFADVDAEFESDDTMKVIPVPHCDIFMAPLIYTIPLQLLSYHVALIKGTDVDQPRNLAKSVTVE from the coding sequence ATGTGTGGAATCGTAGGCGCCGTGGCGCAAAGGGATGTGGCTGAAATTCTGGTAGAAGGCTTACGCCGTTTAGAATATCGTGGATATGACTCTGCAGGTGTTGCGGTTATTCACAATGGTGAACTGAGTCGCACGCGCCGCGTGGGTAAAGTACAAGAGTTGTCGGCTGCGCTTGAAACGGATCCATTAGTGGGCGGAACTGGTATTGCGCACACTCGCTGGGCGACCCATGGTGAGCCGAGTGAGCGTAATGCTCATCCGCATTTATCGGAAGGTGATATTGCCGTGGTGCACAACGGTATTATCGAAAACCACAATAAACTGCGCGAAATGCTTAAAGGTTTAGGTTACAACTTTAGCTCAGATACCGACACCGAAGTGATTTGTCACTTAGTGCACCATGAGCTGAAAACCCATAGTACTCTGCTTGGTGCCGTACAAGCCACAGTGAAACAACTTGAAGGCGCCTATGGCACAGTGGTAATCGATCGTCGTGACAGTGATCGTATGGTTGTGGCTCGCTCTGGTAGTCCATTGGTGATTGGTTTTGGTCTAGGTGAAAACTTTGTCGCCTCAGATCAACTCGCCTTATTACCTGTCACTCGTTCATTTGCTTTCCTAGAAGAAGGTGATGTGGCCGAAGTGACCCGTCGCAGCGTGAGTATTTTCGACCTAAACGGTAATGCCGTTGAGCGTGAAGTCAAAGAATCTGAAATTACCCACGATGCCGGTGACAAAGGCGAATATCGCCACTATATGCTTAAAGAAATTTACGAGCAGCCATTGGCACTGACGCGCACAATTGAAGGTCGTATTGCTAATAAGCAAGTGCTAGACACGGCTTTTGGTGACAACGCTGCTGAGTTTTTAAAAGATATCAAACATGTGCAAATCATCGCCTGTGGTACTAGTTACCATGCGGGCATGGCGGCTCGTTACTGGTTAGAAGATTGGGCTGGTGTGTCTTGTAACGTCGAAATTGCCTCTGAATTCCGTTATCGCAAGTCGCACTTATTCCCAAATAGCCTGTTGGTGACGATTTCACAATCGGGTGAAACCGCCGATACCTTAGCGGCCATGCGCTTAGCGAAAGAAATGGGTTACAAAGCCACATTGACGATTTGTAATGCGCCAGGTTCATCATTGGTTCGCGAATCTGACATGGCTTACATGATGAAAGCGGGCGCAGAGATTGGCGTGGCATCGACTAAAGCTTTCACTGTACAGCTTGCTGGCTTATTAATGTTGACTGCGGTGATCGGTCGTCACAATGGCATGTCTGATCAAATGCAGGCCCAAATTACTCAAAGCCTACAATCTATGCCAGCAAAAGTGGAACAAGCTTTAGGTTTAGATGCTGCGATTGCTGAACTGGCTGAAGATTTTGCCGATAAACACCATGCATTATTCCTTGGCCGTGGCGATCAATATCCGATTGCGATGGAAGGCGCGTTAAAGCTGAAAGAGATTTCTTATATTCATGCTGAAGCTTATGCCTCTGGCGAATTAAAACACGGCCCACTAGCGCTTATCGATGCCGATATGCCAGTGATTGTCGTTGCGCCAAACAATGAATTGCTCGAAAAACTGAAATCGAATGTTGAAGAAGTGCGTGCCCGTGGCGGCTTAATGTATGTGTTTGCCGATGTAGATGCCGAGTTCGAGTCGGATGACACGATGAAAGTGATCCCTGTGCCACACTGTGACATCTTTATGGCGCCACTGATCTACACTATTCCTTTACAGCTATTGTCGTACCATGTTGCATTAATCAAAGGTACCGACGTGGATCAACCACGTAACTTGGCAAAATCTGTAACAGTAGAATAA
- a CDS encoding S41 family peptidase, translating into MKHVFRDIGCVGLGLVLGLSISLSSKENTKSSLNNFDYPLLQDVIETVETYYVKTVSKEELVQAAIKGIFEHLDPYSSFLNHQEFLDLKDANRGEYFGFGFEVASNKNQISIIAPFANSPAEKAGIRAGDTIIKLNNTLSTEANLSDILAEIKQHSLRNQPIDLTLKHLNDSTEFKVSLRPSMITMQSVSSTLLKGNIGYIRLSSFQENSTKDVLHSLSQWQSTELTGLILDLRNNPGGLLDQAIKIADIFLAKGRIVSTSGRFFDANSDYYASPQTMFNKVPILVLINKGSASAAEVLAAALQENGRAKLLGETSFGKGTVQSLIPILNDGNAVKLTIAQYNTPKGGNIHEIGIVPDVKVNPETSSNKENMAIIDANSTPSDVAHDYIVNSAIAWIQHHDE; encoded by the coding sequence ATGAAACATGTGTTCCGCGACATTGGTTGTGTTGGATTAGGCCTAGTACTAGGCCTGTCTATTAGCCTATCCAGTAAAGAGAATACAAAATCTTCTTTAAATAATTTTGACTATCCATTGCTACAGGATGTTATTGAAACAGTTGAAACTTATTATGTTAAAACCGTTTCAAAGGAAGAATTGGTCCAAGCGGCCATCAAGGGAATTTTTGAACATTTAGATCCTTACTCTAGCTTTTTAAATCACCAAGAATTCCTCGATTTAAAAGATGCCAACCGAGGTGAGTACTTTGGTTTTGGGTTTGAAGTCGCCAGCAATAAAAATCAGATCAGTATCATAGCGCCCTTCGCTAATTCCCCCGCAGAAAAAGCGGGGATAAGAGCTGGGGACACTATTATCAAACTCAATAATACTCTATCAACTGAAGCGAATCTCTCCGATATTCTTGCAGAAATAAAACAGCACAGCCTACGTAATCAACCGATTGATTTAACACTAAAACATCTAAACGATAGTACAGAGTTTAAGGTTTCACTCAGACCTAGCATGATCACTATGCAATCTGTGAGTAGCACACTGCTAAAAGGCAATATTGGCTACATTAGACTCAGTAGCTTTCAAGAAAACTCCACCAAAGATGTGTTGCATTCACTAAGCCAATGGCAAAGCACAGAGTTGACAGGGCTTATTCTCGATTTGCGTAATAATCCCGGAGGGCTACTCGACCAAGCAATAAAAATTGCGGATATCTTCCTCGCTAAGGGCCGTATCGTCTCAACTTCTGGGCGATTTTTTGATGCGAATTCAGACTACTACGCTTCACCTCAAACAATGTTCAACAAAGTGCCAATATTAGTGTTGATCAACAAAGGTTCAGCCTCTGCAGCCGAAGTGCTTGCAGCCGCATTGCAAGAAAATGGTCGCGCTAAGCTATTAGGTGAAACCAGTTTTGGTAAAGGAACCGTCCAAAGTTTGATCCCAATACTAAACGATGGCAACGCTGTAAAACTGACAATAGCCCAATACAACACGCCAAAAGGTGGAAATATCCACGAGATTGGCATAGTACCAGATGTGAAAGTCAACCCCGAAACTAGCTCAAACAAAGAGAATATGGCTATAATCGACGCCAACTCAACTCCAAGCGATGTTGCCCATGACTATATAGTCAACTCTGCTATAGCTTGGATACAACACCATGACGAATAA